In the Bacillota bacterium genome, one interval contains:
- a CDS encoding PHP domain-containing protein produces the protein MSKVRCDLHIHTALSPCANREMTPANIVNMATLVGANVIAITDHNSCHNVRAVTEAAGNRLIVIPGLEVWTKEDVHALCLFGNLAVAEGFGAMVYERLPPRKGDGELFGQQYLFDAESRIIGWEEKLLLAPTDIGIDELCHTVGELGGLVIPAHVDRTYGLATQLGSIPPHLPIRLLEVSKGSKQPLSTRSYPYITNSDAHNLSTLAASNPWELEVAVRTPEGVVAALKEKY, from the coding sequence GTGAGTAAGGTGCGCTGTGATTTACACATCCATACCGCCCTTTCGCCATGTGCTAATCGTGAGATGACGCCTGCCAATATTGTCAATATGGCAACGTTAGTCGGAGCAAATGTCATTGCTATCACTGACCATAATAGCTGTCACAATGTGCGGGCTGTCACTGAGGCAGCGGGGAACAGGCTGATTGTGATCCCCGGCTTAGAAGTCTGGACGAAAGAAGACGTGCATGCGCTCTGCCTCTTTGGCAATCTTGCTGTGGCAGAAGGCTTTGGGGCCATGGTTTACGAGCGGCTGCCGCCGCGTAAAGGTGATGGCGAACTCTTTGGGCAGCAGTATCTTTTTGATGCCGAGAGCCGCATCATTGGCTGGGAGGAGAAGCTCTTGCTAGCGCCTACAGACATAGGTATAGACGAGCTCTGTCATACCGTAGGCGAGTTGGGCGGTCTGGTGATTCCGGCCCATGTCGATAGAACTTATGGCTTAGCGACGCAACTGGGGTCTATCCCGCCACACCTGCCGATAAGGTTGCTCGAAGTATCCAAAGGGAGTAAGCAGCCCCTTTCGACACGCAGTTACCCTTATATTACTAATTCCGATGCCCATAACTTGTCGACCCTAGCCGCGAGCAACCCCTGGGAGTTAGAAGTTGCGGTGCGCACGCCGGAAGGAGTGGTGGCAGCCCTGAAGGAGAAGTACTAA
- a CDS encoding serine kinase: MILGDVVSALQLEVLSGQAHLGREISGGYVSDMLSDVLAHAATDCLWVTRQAHANVIAVASLLGLSAIIVVNCPVSASVVDKAKNENLVLLKSNRVAFELVGELYNLGLRGCKRE, translated from the coding sequence ATGATACTAGGGGATGTTGTCAGCGCTCTGCAACTAGAAGTATTGTCTGGCCAGGCGCATCTAGGGCGAGAAATAAGCGGAGGCTATGTTTCAGATATGCTCAGCGATGTTTTGGCGCATGCTGCCACCGACTGCCTATGGGTGACTCGCCAAGCCCATGCTAATGTTATTGCCGTGGCCTCCTTGCTCGGGCTTTCGGCGATTATTGTGGTCAATTGTCCTGTGTCTGCCTCCGTGGTGGACAAGGCCAAGAACGAAAACCTCGTGCTCTTAAAGAGTAACCGCGTGGCCTTTGAACTTGTGGGGGAGCTCTACAACCTAGGTCTAAGGGGGTGTAAACGTGAGTAA
- a CDS encoding 4Fe-4S dicluster domain-containing protein, with amino-acid sequence MTTYFHSVQLSEEKCRGCTNCIKRCPTEAIRVRKGKARIDNARCVDCGQCIKACPNRAKSVHTDSRSVLMNYKYTVALPAPSFFAQFRSELTVGKMVAAVKLLGFTHVRGLFQAASLVSSAIAKHLAMTEGPFPRISTSCPAVVRLIQVRYPELTQHLVPIEAPMEVAAYLARRDVRRETGCLDDEVGVFFVTPCPAKVTAVHQPVGVGKSLLNGAFSLAEVYGGAFRLLSSVTEDEPVVGSARGLAWARSGGEGEAVAIHDYLAVDGIEQVIALLEEVELGRLTNIRYIEGQACVGGCVGGALVVENPFVARVRLARLAERLPKEETSNVELPSEALELKQNLSPRPFLQLDDDVDIALQKLTQLEKIVEKLPMLDCGSCGAPHCRALAEDIVRGNAALTDCDFVLRDRVTDLAQELMELTQQLPQTMGQSRTRKEEEP; translated from the coding sequence ATGACTACGTACTTTCATTCGGTGCAGTTGAGCGAAGAAAAGTGCCGGGGTTGTACCAATTGTATTAAGCGCTGTCCTACTGAAGCCATACGCGTGCGTAAGGGCAAGGCGCGCATTGACAATGCCCGTTGTGTGGATTGCGGGCAGTGTATTAAGGCCTGCCCTAATAGAGCTAAGTCGGTGCACACGGATAGCCGCAGTGTTCTTATGAACTATAAGTACACCGTAGCCCTGCCTGCACCGTCTTTTTTTGCCCAGTTTCGCTCCGAGCTCACTGTCGGTAAGATGGTGGCCGCTGTCAAACTCCTGGGGTTTACGCATGTGCGGGGGCTGTTTCAGGCGGCGTCACTAGTGTCTTCAGCCATAGCCAAGCACCTAGCTATGACAGAGGGGCCCTTCCCGCGCATCAGCACTAGCTGCCCTGCCGTGGTGCGACTTATTCAGGTGCGGTACCCTGAATTAACACAGCACCTAGTGCCCATTGAGGCCCCCATGGAAGTGGCTGCGTACTTAGCCCGTAGGGACGTGCGCAGGGAAACTGGGTGCCTTGATGATGAAGTGGGCGTGTTCTTTGTTACGCCTTGCCCAGCCAAAGTTACTGCGGTGCATCAACCAGTTGGCGTGGGGAAGTCGCTCCTCAATGGGGCCTTTTCTTTAGCCGAAGTCTATGGTGGGGCCTTTCGCCTGCTGTCTTCGGTCACCGAAGACGAGCCCGTTGTGGGTAGCGCGCGGGGCCTAGCGTGGGCGCGCAGTGGGGGAGAGGGGGAGGCGGTGGCCATTCATGACTACCTCGCTGTGGACGGCATCGAGCAAGTTATCGCTTTACTTGAGGAGGTGGAGCTCGGACGACTGACCAATATTCGCTATATTGAGGGCCAGGCCTGCGTCGGCGGCTGTGTAGGCGGAGCTTTAGTTGTCGAAAACCCCTTTGTAGCGCGGGTGCGACTCGCGCGACTAGCAGAGCGACTACCTAAAGAAGAGACATCTAATGTGGAGCTACCCAGCGAAGCACTAGAGCTTAAGCAGAACCTCAGTCCGCGCCCTTTTCTGCAGCTTGACGATGACGTAGATATCGCCCTGCAAAAACTTACGCAGTTAGAAAAGATTGTGGAAAAACTGCCGATGTTAGATTGCGGTTCTTGCGGTGCTCCCCACTGTAGGGCTCTCGCCGAAGATATCGTGCGCGGCAATGCCGCCTTGACTGATTGCGACTTTGTACTACGTGATCGTGTAACTGATTTAGCGCAAGAACTGATGGAGCTCACCCAGCAATTGCCGCAGACCATGGGCCAAAGCCGCACCAGGAAGGAGGAAGAGCCATGA
- a CDS encoding ATP-binding protein, translated as MGEQTTFEVSYAVVGADFSQAGEGAAKLKRVLQQVGLAPSLVRRIALATYEAELNIVIHAYQGVIKAKMSSARVEVWAEDKGPGIPDIELAMQEGYSTAPDHVRALGFGAGLGLPNIARNADILEIKTVMGEGTVVYMAFACPSRAT; from the coding sequence TTGGGGGAGCAAACCACTTTTGAAGTGTCTTATGCCGTCGTGGGTGCTGATTTTAGTCAGGCCGGTGAAGGCGCGGCTAAACTCAAGCGCGTTTTGCAACAGGTTGGTCTTGCGCCCTCTTTAGTCAGGCGCATTGCTCTTGCTACCTACGAGGCTGAGCTCAATATTGTCATTCACGCTTACCAAGGGGTGATTAAGGCCAAGATGTCCTCCGCCCGAGTTGAAGTATGGGCAGAAGATAAAGGCCCCGGCATACCAGATATCGAGCTAGCCATGCAAGAAGGTTATTCCACGGCACCCGACCATGTGCGTGCCCTAGGTTTCGGCGCGGGGCTCGGCCTGCCAAATATAGCGCGCAATGCAGATATACTAGAAATAAAGACGGTCATGGGAGAAGGTACTGTCGTGTACATGGCCTTTGCCTGCCCTAGTCGGGCAACTTAG
- a CDS encoding bifunctional folylpolyglutamate synthase/dihydrofolate synthase, which yields MNYTEAVSYIHSLGRFGSQLGLERMQAALARLGHPERQYKVLHVAGTNGKGSTSAMLASVLRAAGYKTGLYTSPYIDSFTDRFGLDGADIGQEALARMVTELMPLADELGLTQFEFITVLAFLYYAQSQVDVVVLEVGLGGRFDATNVVVPDISLITNIGFDHMEVLGDTLPKIAFEKAGIIKPGVPVVTATSDEAALQVIAGVAYASNAPLRILNKDFSVAPLAATLRGQSFAYQSADVLLQLDLPLLGPHQLHNAALAVESLLWLRALGWSLSLEDLQRGLSAVYWPGRFEVVAEQPLLIMDGAHNTHGVTALVNSLVELLPGRKVLLVVGIMKDKEPQEMLTLLAPFVKRYYAAAPALPRALPGGELALLANKLGLCGEHYASVALALSAALKDAELLDVVLVAGSLYTISEARRAYLVN from the coding sequence ATGAATTACACCGAGGCAGTAAGTTATATTCACTCCTTAGGACGTTTTGGTAGCCAACTCGGGCTAGAGCGCATGCAGGCCGCTCTAGCCCGCTTGGGGCACCCCGAGCGCCAGTACAAGGTGCTGCATGTGGCGGGCACGAATGGCAAGGGCTCGACCTCAGCCATGCTGGCTAGCGTTTTGCGGGCGGCAGGCTACAAAACAGGTCTCTACACCTCGCCCTACATCGACTCCTTTACCGACCGTTTCGGTCTAGACGGAGCAGACATCGGCCAAGAGGCGCTAGCCCGCATGGTGACCGAACTTATGCCCTTGGCGGATGAGCTAGGTTTGACGCAATTTGAGTTTATTACGGTTTTAGCCTTTCTCTACTATGCACAGAGCCAAGTAGATGTAGTGGTGCTAGAGGTGGGTCTTGGGGGACGCTTTGACGCGACTAATGTCGTCGTACCCGACATTTCCCTCATCACCAACATCGGCTTTGACCACATGGAAGTTCTGGGGGATACTTTGCCTAAAATTGCCTTTGAAAAAGCAGGCATTATTAAGCCTGGTGTCCCCGTTGTTACCGCTACGAGTGACGAAGCAGCCCTCCAGGTCATCGCAGGGGTCGCCTATGCCAGTAATGCTCCGCTACGCATACTAAACAAAGACTTTTCGGTCGCCCCACTCGCCGCTACCCTCCGCGGGCAGAGCTTTGCCTACCAGAGCGCGGATGTTCTGCTGCAACTTGACCTGCCGCTTCTTGGTCCGCACCAACTTCACAATGCCGCACTCGCCGTAGAGTCCTTGCTGTGGCTAAGGGCACTAGGTTGGTCGCTAAGCCTAGAGGACCTACAGAGGGGACTTAGCGCCGTTTATTGGCCGGGTAGGTTCGAGGTGGTGGCAGAGCAGCCGTTACTCATTATGGATGGAGCGCACAACACGCATGGGGTAACCGCTCTCGTTAACTCCTTGGTGGAGCTTCTGCCGGGTAGAAAGGTTCTCCTCGTGGTCGGCATTATGAAAGACAAAGAACCGCAAGAGATGCTTACTCTCTTGGCTCCCTTTGTCAAGCGATATTACGCCGCTGCCCCCGCGCTTCCGCGCGCCTTGCCAGGGGGCGAACTGGCTCTTCTCGCCAACAAGCTCGGGCTCTGCGGAGAGCACTACGCTTCCGTGGCCCTAGCCTTAAGCGCCGCCCTAAAAGACGCTGAACTGTTGGATGTGGTGTTAGTAGCGGGCTCTTTGTACACCATATCCGAAGCACGGCGTGCCTATTTAGTTAATTAG
- a CDS encoding valine--tRNA ligase, with protein MTNEIPKHYDPSLVEKKWYPRWQEAGFFSPPAEALGEPFTIVIPPPNVTDRLHIGHALNNTLQDIIIRQKRMQGYAALWLPGTDHAGIATQNVVEKKLMAEGRTRHDLGREKFVEAVWQWKEEYGRAITDQLRTLGASCDWNRERFTMDEGCSQAVRETFVRLYERGLIYRGSYIVNWCPRCRTAISDDEVEHADKDGHLYHVRYRLADESGYVTVATTRPETILGDTAIAVNPEDERYQHLVGKMVVLPVLGRLIPIVADAYVDRDFGSGAVKVTPCHDPNDFAIGERHNLQKINVMNPDGTMSELAGPYSGLDRFQCRQELLQFLEEQGLLVKTVAHPMSVGQCYRCTTVIEPLASRQWFVRMAPLAAPAIAAVKEGRVKFVPERFVKTYLHWVENVKDWCISRQIWWGHQLPVWYCSCGEVMVAREAPSQCAKCAGHELVQETDVLDTWFSSALWPFETLGWPDPAAPDYAKFFPTSVLVTAYDIIYFWVARMVFMSLELTGQVPFTHVLIHGIVRDSEGRKMSKSLGNGIDPLEMVERYGADTLRFSLVNGNSPGGDMRFSEERLESTRNFCNKIWNAARFVQMHMATQEVVATELPPQENLSLADSYILSRLGHTAEGVTRFMERFEFGEAARLLYEFIWTDYCDWYIEMAKTNLLSGGSLKANTLSVLCYVLSRTLELLHPFMPFITEEIWQALPHTGESITMAPWPSRLELVDEEAEESMVAIMEAIRALRNVRAEMGIAPSHRTDIYILPSDLRWEGIYHAGSSYMRALAGGKNVQIVPSSPFAKGEAVSVVVAGAEIYLPLAELVDVEAEIKRLSEEQKALQSEVARSAGKLANEGFRAKARPELIEAEQSKLAAYEAKLSQVEKKLAELK; from the coding sequence ATGACAAATGAAATCCCGAAGCACTATGACCCATCTCTAGTCGAGAAAAAGTGGTATCCGCGGTGGCAAGAGGCTGGTTTCTTTTCACCCCCAGCAGAGGCTCTAGGCGAGCCCTTCACCATCGTCATTCCACCCCCTAATGTGACGGATCGCCTGCATATCGGCCATGCCTTAAATAACACCCTGCAAGACATCATTATTCGCCAGAAGCGCATGCAGGGCTATGCCGCGCTGTGGCTGCCCGGCACAGACCATGCTGGCATAGCCACGCAAAATGTGGTGGAAAAGAAACTGATGGCGGAAGGGCGCACTCGCCACGACCTCGGTCGCGAAAAATTCGTGGAGGCCGTCTGGCAGTGGAAGGAAGAGTATGGCCGGGCCATAACCGATCAGTTGCGTACCCTAGGCGCTTCGTGTGACTGGAATAGAGAGCGCTTTACCATGGACGAGGGCTGCTCGCAGGCGGTGCGCGAAACTTTCGTGCGGCTTTACGAGCGGGGGTTAATTTATCGGGGCAGCTACATTGTCAACTGGTGCCCGCGCTGCCGCACCGCCATTTCTGATGATGAAGTAGAGCATGCCGACAAAGATGGCCACCTCTACCACGTGCGTTACCGTTTAGCCGACGAGAGCGGCTATGTGACGGTGGCGACGACCCGCCCGGAGACGATCTTAGGTGATACGGCTATAGCTGTAAACCCAGAGGATGAGCGCTACCAACACCTTGTCGGCAAGATGGTCGTCCTCCCTGTGCTAGGGCGGCTCATACCCATAGTAGCCGATGCCTATGTCGATAGGGACTTTGGCAGCGGTGCGGTAAAAGTGACTCCCTGCCATGACCCTAACGACTTTGCTATAGGCGAGAGGCACAATCTCCAGAAAATTAATGTGATGAATCCTGACGGCACCATGAGCGAACTCGCCGGCCCCTACAGCGGCCTCGACCGCTTCCAGTGTCGCCAAGAGCTCTTGCAGTTCCTTGAAGAGCAGGGGTTGCTCGTCAAGACGGTAGCACACCCCATGAGTGTCGGGCAGTGTTACCGCTGTACGACTGTAATTGAGCCCCTTGCCTCTCGCCAGTGGTTTGTGCGCATGGCCCCGCTCGCGGCCCCGGCCATTGCTGCCGTTAAAGAGGGCAGGGTTAAATTCGTGCCGGAGCGCTTTGTTAAGACTTACTTGCACTGGGTGGAGAATGTCAAGGACTGGTGTATTTCGCGCCAAATTTGGTGGGGCCATCAACTGCCCGTCTGGTACTGCTCCTGTGGTGAGGTGATGGTGGCGCGCGAGGCTCCCTCGCAGTGCGCTAAATGCGCCGGCCATGAGCTGGTACAGGAGACGGATGTTCTTGATACTTGGTTTAGTTCCGCCTTGTGGCCCTTTGAGACACTAGGCTGGCCCGACCCTGCCGCGCCCGACTATGCAAAGTTCTTCCCTACTAGTGTCTTGGTGACCGCGTACGACATCATCTATTTTTGGGTGGCGCGCATGGTCTTTATGTCCCTAGAATTAACAGGGCAAGTGCCCTTCACGCATGTACTCATTCATGGGATTGTGCGTGATAGCGAAGGGCGCAAAATGAGTAAGTCGCTCGGCAATGGTATTGACCCCCTAGAGATGGTCGAGCGCTACGGTGCCGACACGCTGCGCTTTTCCCTGGTCAACGGCAATAGCCCTGGCGGCGATATGCGCTTCTCCGAGGAGCGTTTGGAGTCAACGCGTAACTTCTGCAATAAAATTTGGAACGCCGCGCGCTTTGTACAAATGCACATGGCCACACAAGAAGTAGTAGCGACGGAGTTGCCCCCCCAGGAAAACCTCTCGTTGGCGGACAGCTACATTTTGTCACGCCTCGGCCACACCGCCGAGGGCGTCACCCGCTTTATGGAGCGCTTTGAATTTGGCGAGGCTGCCCGCCTACTGTACGAATTTATTTGGACGGATTACTGCGACTGGTATATTGAAATGGCCAAGACCAATCTTTTGTCGGGCGGGTCCCTTAAGGCTAATACACTCTCCGTGCTCTGCTATGTCCTCTCGCGCACGCTAGAGCTCTTGCATCCTTTCATGCCCTTTATTACCGAAGAGATTTGGCAGGCACTTCCTCATACAGGCGAGTCCATAACCATGGCCCCCTGGCCAAGCAGGCTAGAGTTAGTCGATGAAGAGGCCGAAGAGAGCATGGTGGCCATTATGGAGGCCATACGTGCCCTGCGCAATGTGCGCGCCGAGATGGGCATTGCCCCGTCGCACCGTACCGACATTTACATCCTGCCTAGTGATCTGCGTTGGGAAGGCATCTATCATGCGGGAAGTAGCTACATGCGTGCCCTCGCCGGAGGTAAAAATGTGCAGATAGTACCTTCTTCGCCCTTTGCCAAAGGTGAAGCTGTCAGCGTCGTGGTCGCGGGAGCCGAGATATACTTGCCTCTCGCGGAGCTGGTGGATGTAGAGGCGGAGATTAAGCGACTGTCGGAGGAGCAGAAAGCGCTACAGAGCGAGGTGGCGCGCTCGGCCGGCAAGCTAGCCAACGAGGGTTTCCGCGCTAAGGCCCGGCCTGAGTTGATCGAAGCTGAGCAGTCTAAACTGGCCGCCTACGAGGCCAAGTTGTCCCAAGTGGAAAAGAAGCTGGCGGAGCTAAAATGA